The nucleotide sequence CATGATGTTTATATTATAAATAAAATATATTTCACGCTTATTTATAATATAAATACAACACAAGATTGAGCTTATGAAAATTGCAGTAGAAAAAGGCCAGGAAAAGACATTGCTCACCGATGGCCAGCAACGTGTCACGATTACCGACATTGAAGAAGGAAATAGCGAAAACAAGGGAATTCCTTTCTTTGCCGTCCGCTTCGAAAACGACGAGGGGTACGTTTCGCATCGCTTCTACCAATCAGAAGCAGGTATGCCCGCCATCATTGGCTTGTTTGAAGAAGCCGGCATTGAGGCAAAACCAGGAAAAGAATTAGATACGAAGCAACTGATGGGTAAGGAACTGATGATCGAGGTAGGAGAGCGCTCGTACATCGATCCTGTTACGCACAATGAGCGAACCCTGAAACAAGCCGTTAATTTTCTGGCGAGCTAGAGAAAAGGATTCGTAGTAAATCGAACACCCCCGCCCGGACTTTCAGTTGAAAGTCCGGGCGGGGCATTGTTGAACAATCACGGTTTTTAAAAATACGATTATGAGCTATCAGAAAGGCGACCACGTAGCATGGTCCTGGGGAAAAGGTACCGCTATGGGTACAGTGCGGGAAAAATTCACTCAGAAAGTGACACGCACTATCAAAGGCAGTGAAATAACCCGCAATGCCACCGACGACGAACCTGCCTACCTCATTGAACAGGAAGATGGAGATGAGATACTGAAATCGGAGTCAGAACTGACAAAGAGGTAGGTACCTATCTCATCACCCGAAGAGATCACTGGAAAGATAGCGGTCGCCGCGATCACAGACGATGGTGACGATCACTCCTGCGTCAAGCTCCTGGGCTAATTGCACAGCCGCCCACGCGGCACCGCCACTACTCATGCCCGCGAAGACACCTTCTTCCCGCGCCAGGCGGCGGGTCATTTCAGTGGCATTCTCGACTGAGATTTCAATAACCCGGTCTACGCGCTGGGGTTCAAATATTTTGGGAAGGTACTCCTGCGGCCATTTCCGAATGCCCGGTATGCTGGCCCCGTCAGTGGGTTGGCAGCCTACGATCTGCACATCAAGGCTTTGTTCCTTCAGATAACGGGAGGTACCCATGATAGTACCCGTGGTACCCATCGACGATACGAAGTGCGTTACCTGGCCCTGCGTATCTCGCCATATTTCGGGTCCGGTGGTAGCATAGTGGGCTTTCCAGTTGTCAGGGTTGGCAAACTGATTGAGCATAAAGTACCCCGGTTCCTGAGCCTTAGCGTCGGCATAGTCGCGGGCGCTTTCGATGCCATCGGTGAGTGTTACTTTAGCACCGAATGCTTCCATGGTCAGTACGCGCTCGCGGGTGGAATTTTCGGGCATAACGAGTTCGATGTCGATGCCGTAAATACTGGCGATCATGGCCAGAGCAATGCCCGTGTTGCCACTCGTTGCCTCAATCAGACGGGTACTTTTGTCAATTTCACCTCGGTCGAGAGCCCCCCTGATCATGCTGAAGGCCGCGCGGTCTTTTACACTGCTACCGGGATTATTTCCTTCCAGCTTGCCATATAGGGTCACGTTGGGATTGGGATTGATCCGGCTCAGTTCGACGAGCGGGGTATTACCGACAAGGTCAAGAATGCTTTTGGAAAGTAATGGGCGGTCGACGCTGGACATGGAGTGAAGGGGGTGGTTAGGGAGGAAATCTTTTATTTCAAAAACCAAACGTCGAACCTGTCACGTCCGTTCCCCACTGCTTACTTTCCCTCTTTGCCCTTCAACCGATCCGCAAATTCATCCCATCCCTGCTTGAGATTGAGGTCGTACTGATTGTACGGAATTTCGATGCCTTCGGCCCGAAACTTCTCGAAAATCACGAAGCGGATTTCACTCTTGATATGTTCGATACGCCACGCACTGTACGTCCAGAAGAGTAACTCATACACGATACCCGAATTGCCAAAATCGTTCAGGCGGACGATGGGCATCGGATTTTGGGCCACTTCACTATGTCCCTGAACCGATGCCAGCAAAGTAGCTTCCACATGGCGGGGATCGTTGCGGTAGGCTACCCCTACCCTGATGATGAACCGGGTCAGGGAACGGTTATGCGACCAGTTGATGATGTTGTTGTTGATGAACTTCGAGTTAGGGACGATAATACCGATGGAATCCCGGGTTTCGACCTTGGAAGTACGCAGTCCTACTTCCGTCACCCGGCCCACAAGGCCGTTGTCCAGCTCGACGATGTCCCCTATATTGATACTCCCCTCAAACAGCAGGATCAAACCCGAAACCAGGTCGTTGAATGTTTGCTGCAAGCCCAGTCCGATACCTACCAATAAGGCCGCGGAGCCCGCCAATAGTAGTGAGAGCTGAATACCTGTAACTTCCAAGGACAGAATGATCACTACCACATAGATGAGGTACTTGATCAGTTGGATTACGGCTTCCTGGCGCCCTTTATCAACCTGTTTCCGACGAAAGAAGCCCCGCCGCAACAAGCTGGAGATAAACCAAATCAGCAACCGGGCAACGGTTACCAACAGGATGATCAGCAGAATATCGAATACGGTGATTTCGTAATTCTTGATTTTCAGCAGTTCGAAGTCCAGAAAATGGCGAACCCCCCGAGGTAGCCCCTGACTGATTTTCTGTGCCCCTTTCTCAATCGCTGGCGTGGTTTGTAACAAAAGTCCCCGAATCATTTTTATAAAAGAAGTAAGGAGAATTGATACTGAACAAAGGTCATTCTGCTGTAAGACGAGGCATGAGAGAAAAAACCTATCTGATTCTGACCAGGTAAGCTATAACAACAAACCCCACCCATAACTCCCGGCAGAATAATAGGTAGGGTGTAAAATAAGAAAATAGTAGCATTATCAACTTCCTGAAAGTCAAAAAACTTTCAAAACTTCTCCTTAAAGTAGCATCGGGGCTACTGAGTCGAAGTAAAAAAGGTGAGTGTCCCCAACAGATAAGTGGACAGCGAGGTATCGTGGTCGCCATTCTGAACGGGAATGAGCGTGACATTGGTAGCGCCCCGTTTGGTCATGGCATCGTAGGCATTTTTGGAATTGAAAAAGAACACCAGCCGATCGGCGGTACCGTGGTAGAGCTGCGTGGGCGTGCGGGGCTTCCAGTCGTACACATTATTGTCAGCTACGGCGTTGAGGAACGCCGTATCGGTACCATCGTTGATTCCCTTGATAAAACTTTCCGTAAAAATAGTATTGAATGAAACATTGATGGGATCGTCTTTTCCCAGCTTTTCAATCTGGGCGGCGTATGGTTCCTTAAAGTAAACCGATTTGGGTCGATTCAGTCCGTAAATGCGGTCGTAGGTTAGTGTCACCCACAGGTAGGAACTATTGAATCCCGCGATCCCGTGGGTTTCGTTATTGATCAGATACTTCATGAAGGCCGTTTTGTCGTAGGCTCCGGCCCCACAGCTCGAGGCCCGCAGGTTGAACTCGGAGGAAGCCTCTTCCTCGATTTTTTTCTGTAAAGACAGCGTGGCAAAACCGCCTTCGGAATACCCTGCCAGGTACAGACGCTCGTCCCACTTCACGTCGGTCTGTTTTTTCAGGAATTCCTTAGCCGCCCGCAACATATCCAGCGAGGCGGAGGCCAGGCTGGCGCGGTGTTCGTAGGGATGCGGCAGATCTTTGGAAGCGCCGTAACCGATATAATCGGGATATGCGATAATGTAGCCCATCGCCCCAAACAGCGAGCCAATGGTACTACCCTCCGAATTGGCCTTAAAATTGGACGGTGCCTGATCGTCGCTACTGATGGTACCGTGCTGAACACTCACCATGGCCACATTCTGGGTGGTAATGGGTAGGATGAGCGCTCCGGAAGCGGTAATGTCGCTACCGTCGGTATTTTTGGTCTTGTAAGTTAACCGGTATACTTTCACGCCATTGCGGACAAAACCAGCCACCAAAGGGCTAATGGCCGCCGACTGCTGGACAATCTGTTCTTTAGAAAGTTCGGTAATTACTGAACTTTCCACCAAATAGTCATCCTTCGGGATGTCAGGATCGTCGTTGCTGTTATTACAGGAGGAAAGAAATAAGGTAGTAAAGGCAACCAGAACCCAGGCTTTGCGCAAAGTCTGGAAATTATACCGTTGTTTCATATTTGTGGGGTAAAGAAATAGCTTTTGTACGTCTGCTATAACGCACACCTACCCTTTTTCGTTTGATTTTCCCGCCATTGCCCCACTTTTCTATTTCCGCTCCATGTACCAGCGGAGTATGCGGGCCGAAGCGTCGGGCCGCTCGACCATACCCAGATGCCCGGCTTCGGCCAGCACGAGCGGATATGCTTTGGCAGGATACCCGATTTGTTCCATCGCTTTTTCGAAGGGTACTGCCTGATCCTCCATACCGATAATGAACAGCACCGGAAAAGGTAGTTTTTTCAGAATATGGGTACGGTCAGGACGGTCGCGCATGGCTTCCATTCCGACGGCCAGGGCTTCGGAGGGAAGTTTGCTGTACTGTTGAATGTAGCGTTGTACCTTTTCGGGTGAAGTTTCCTTAAACCGCCCTCCAAACAAATTAGGTAGGGTGCGCCGAATGAAAGCCTCGGTTCCGTGGGTACGTAGTAATTGCGCCAACTGGTTGCGCTGCTGCTTTTTAGCATCGTCATCGGCCAAAGCCGACGAATGAAACAGGCCGAACCCTTCGAGCATATCGGGGTATTTTTCGGCAAAAGCCAGGCTGATGTACCCCCCCATCGAATGCCCGACGAGGGTACATTTCGAAATTTGGGAGGCTACCAGCAACCGGTGGAGTTCGTCAGCATACGCTTCCACCGTGTGGCAAGCGGTCAGCAGCGATATGTTGGGCTTGATGAGTGTGTAGTCTTCGTTGAGCAACGGAACTACTTCATCCCACAGAGAATCGTCCATTCCGTGTCCGTGCAGCACTACAAGGGTTTTGCGGTAGGTCATGGCTATTTCGTTTGGGTAATCATTGGACAAGGTAGTGGTTGAGTCCGCAGGGTAAGAAAGTTGCATCCTACCTAATTGCCTATAGGCAGATCGTACCCTGAATCAGAAATCCGGCAGGTACCTGCGCTAACCACCCCTCTGCACGTTTCAACTACTACACTATCCTTACGCTTTTTCTTCCTCCCGCAGAGCCCGGCGCAAAATTTTACCCACATTGGTTTTGGGCAATTCGTCGCGGAATTCAATCTCCTTGGGGCATTTGTAGGCGGTCAGATGTTCGCGGCAATAAGCCCTGATCTGCTCTTCGGACACCCCCGAATCTTTCTTCACCACAAATACTTTAACCGCTTCCCCCGACCGTTCGTTGGGTACCCCTACGCAGGCTACCTCCAGTACTCCGGGGCATTGGGTCATTACCTCTTCGATTTCGTTGGGGTATACATTGAAGCCCGACACCAGAATCATATCTTTCTTCCGATCCACAATCTTGAAGTACCCGTCCGGGCTACGTACCCCGATATCGCCCGTTTTGAACCAGCGGCCCGTCTCATCTTCAAATATGACCTTGGCCGTTTCGTCGGAACGGTTGTAGTAGCCGGGCATCACCTGCGGGCCCCGGGCGCATATTTCCCCGCTTTCGCCATCGGCTGCCCACTGGCCCTCCTCATTCCTGATCCGTAGCTCCGTGCTGGGCCAGGGTACCCCGATGGTACCGATGCGGTTTTCGCCCACCAGCGGATTGGAACTCAGCACCGGAGATGTTTCGGATAATCCGTACCCTTCGGCAGGCAGACAGCCCGTCTCCTTATACCAACGCTCAGCCACCACTTTTTGCAGCGCCATGCCGCCCGCCGAAGTAATTTTCAGCGCGCTGAAATCTACTTCTCCGAAGTGCGGATTATTGAGCAGTCCGTTATAGAGGGTATTCAATCCGGTAAAGATCGTAACCTTGTATCGCTTCAAATCGTCGATAAAGGCATTCATATCCCGTGGATTGGTAATAAGCAGATTCATAGCCCCACTTTTCAGGGCCGTCAATGCATTTACCGTCAGCGCGTATACGTGGTAAAGGGGCAGAGCGGCCACGATTACCGGACTACTCGTGTCGTCTTTGGTCAGGGGCTTAGTCCATTCGTGGTTGGCCTCTACATTCGCAATCAGGTTGCGGTGCGTCAGCATGGCTCCTTTGGATACTCCCGTGGTCCCCCCCGTATACTGGATGAAAGCCAGGTCCCGGCCTGACACTTGGGGCTTTTTGTAGGAAGCGCCGGCTCCCGATGCCAGTGCCTTGTTGAAGGGTACGGCCCTGGGTAGCTGATACGAGGGCACCATCTTTTTGACGTACCTCACCACGCCATTCACAATCAGCCGCTTGGGAAACCCCAGCATATCCCCGATCTGGGTGATGACCACATGCTGTATGTCGGTATTTTCAATGATTTTTTCAAGATTGGCGGCAAAATTCGCCAGAATGACAATGGCCCTGGCACCTGAATCCTTGAACTGGTGCTGCATTTCCCGGCAGGTATAGAGGGGATTGGTGTTCACAACGACCATGCCCGCCCGTAGGATGCCATACATGGCGATAGGGTACTGCAGCAGGTTGGGCATCTGGATCGCCACCCGGTCGCCCTGTTGCAGGCCGATGCTTTGCAGATAAGCCGCAAACTCACGGGAAAGTCGGTCGATATCCTGAAAAGTCAACTCCTTACCCATATTGGAGTAAGCCGGCTGAGAGGCGTACCGCTCGAATCCCTCTTCCATCAGTTCGAGTAGGGAAGGATAGGCGTCGGGATTTATTTCGTAGGGTACCCCCTCCGGGTAAGCTTTGAGCCACGGATAGGTTTCCTGGGTTACAGTAGGCATATGGGTTTATTTTTAAGGGTCAAGACGAGTTCTGTCACTTCTTCTTTTAGAACGATGAATTAGGGCTATCAAGTTAAAAAAAATATTAGTTATATACCATTTCCCTCTACTATATACCCTCAGTCGTCAAAAATTGGTCATCCATTTCTCCCCGATCCGCAGCACCTGGTAGGGCGTTCCGTATTGCCGGGCTTCCTGCGCAAAGCCTTCGGGCTCTTCAGTATTGAAGGCGAACATATGATAATGGTGGGGTATCACACAGCCGGCCCCTATGACCTTGCCTAGTTGAGCTGCTTCTAATGCGCTCAGGTTACCCGCCACCCGGCGCTCTGGCAAATTACCATTGATGGGTAGCAGGGCCACATCCACCGCGAAGGGCATCAGTAGTTCATCCAGGCCCTCGTACCATAGCGTATCACCGCTATGGTAGACCCGGTACCCACCAAACTCCACCACATAGCCCATGTACCTGCACTGCCCGAGATCATCACGCTCCAAGGCATTGTGGGCCGCCGGAATACCGTAAAACCGGAACCCGGCGATGTCTTTCACAAACGTATCATTCATACCTACCGGGAAATCAGCCGCGCAGCCGAGGCGCCCGGTCACGAAGTCTCGATTCGCTTCCGGAATTACCAGGTAAATACCAGGATTGGCCTTCAAAATAGGTAGCAGCGTTTCAGCGTCCAGGTGGTCGGTATGATTGTGGCTACTCGTCACGACATCCAGGAAGTCCAGCCGGGCGGGATCAACGGCCCGCTCGCTCATGCGTACGTGGGGCTTGTCGGTCGTAGCGTATTTGCGCGTCAGCGAGTCGGATAGGTAGGGATCAAACAGAAGGTGCCGTCCCTGCCACTGGAGCAGAAAACCGCTCTGCCCCAGCCACCATAACCGAAAGCCCGTAGTCTCTCCGCGCGTAGACCGGATATCAGTCAGTAAAGCTTCGTCTTTCTGAAAAGCAGGAATTAAATCCATACGTAACCAAGGTCAGGAAGGTTGGATAAATCGCTTTAGGTAGGCGTCATGTTCCAGTTCCCAGCGCCACACCAGCCCGTCGTCAGGGTCCTGAAAATCGGCCGTACGTACAAAACCTACGGTTTGCAAAAGCTGCGAGGAATGGCTTTCTTCGGGCAGGGTATGGGCAATCACCTTGCGTACATCGGCGTGGGTGAAGGCATTATCGATCAGGCCGCGGGCCGCTTCAGTAGCCAGACCCAGGTTGCGGTGCGAAGGCCGGATCTCGTAGCCGATCTCTACCTTACCCTCGGCGTCGGGCTCACCTTTGTAGCCACACGAACCAATCAGCAGGTTATCGGGGCGGTAGACGATCAGGTGTACCCACCAGTCGCGCAGGGGAGGGTGCGCTTTCCAGCGCAGGCCCGCCGGGGCGAAACTATCGCGGAAAGCCGTCCACTTCCGGGGTACGTTGGCACCAAGAGCCTGGGACAGTACGTTATCACCCATCCGCATGGCGTCAAACAAGGTATCGTCACAAGGAAAAAGCCGCAGGCGTGGGGTATCAATCATAACTTTTTGGAGTCAATATCGGTGAGTCGTGGTAAAAACGCAAGTTCAACAGAAAACTCATGTCCCCAAAATCACGTTTATTAGCAAGCGTCCGATATACCAACCCTTCCGGAGCCACAGTCCTATCTAATTTACGCAATGCAGGAGACAAAAACCTACGACTTTCAGCAGACCGGACAAAAGAAAAAAATTCTGCTTGTGGAAGACGATGCCCACGTTTGCTCCTTTATCAACAAGGGGCTTACCGAGGAAAATTTTGAGATAAGTGTAGCCATGGATGGAAAAATCGGGCTACAAATGGCCTTGGCTTCTTCTTTCGATCTTATCATCCTGGATATTATGCTCCCCACCATCGGGGGGTTGGACCTGTGCCACATGATTCGGGCGCACGATAGCGAGGTACCCATCCTGCTGCTTTCGGCGCTGGGCAGTACCGAAAATGTCGTGGTAGGGCTGGATACCGGGGCGGACGATTATTTGACCAAGCCTTTCAAGTTCATTGAGCTGATGGCCCGAATCCGGGCGCTGCTGCGTCGCAAGCTTTCGCCAAAGATGGAGGTACCCCACGAGAAAATCCTTCGTTTCGGCGATCTGAGTCTGAACGATTATACCAAAGAGGTAGCTCGTAACGGACACGAACTTTCCCTCACCTCGACCGAATACCGCTTGCTGCACCTTTTCATGAATCATCCGCGCCGGGTGCTGTCGCGGGTCGAAATCCTGGATGAAGTATGGGGCGTCAATTTCGACATGAGCACGAACGTCGTGGATGTGTACGTCAACTATCTGCGCAAAAAACTTGAAAAATCGGGCGATCCCCGCCTCATTCATACCGTGATCGGTATGGGCTATGTCCTGAAGGAAAATCAAGAAAACTGACCGGAGGCCATGAAAATAAAAGCGAAAATCATCCTGCTGGTAAGCGGTATATCGCTCCTGTCGGCAATTCTGTACAGCAGCTTCATCTACTACGCATCGGCCAACTACTCCTACGAAGATTTTTACAAAAGGCTCGAAATACGGGCCATTACCACGGCAAAAATTCAGCTGGAAAGTAGCCAGGACATTAATGCCATCCGGGAAGTAAAACAGGAATACCTCGAAAAACTACCCCAGGAGCAGCTGTACATCCTACGGGTACCCTCCGCCGATTCGCTGCGTACCGAGGCCAGCCGAATAGGCGTTCCGGTCAGTTTCATTACGGATATAGTAAACCAGAAAGCGGCCACGTTTCAACAAAGGAGCATCTTTTACTCGGGTATCCTGTACACCGCCGGCACCAAGGCTTATATCGTGATCGTATCGGCCGAAAACTACTACTACACGCACCACATACCCCACCTGCGTAATCTGCTGATTTCGCTGCTGGTGCTGGCGGTCGTGTTCATTCTGACGGTTTCCTTCTGGTTTTCGAAAAAACTCATCGCCCCCCTGCAGAACATCACCACCCGCATGGAAAACATCAGTTCTGAAAACATGCAGATGCGGCTTCCCGTACCTCAGAACGACGATGAACTCAGTACCCTAACCCACACCTTCAACGGGATGCTCGACCGGCTGGAAGCCGCCTTCGAATCCCAGAAAAACTTTGTCAGCAATGCTTCCCACGAGCTCAACACGCCCCTGACTTCCATCATCGGGGAAGCCGATGTGGTGCTTTCCAAACCCCGTACCCCGGAGGAATACCAGGAAGCACTGACGACCATCCTGGAAGAAGCCGAGAAACTCAATAAGAAAACCAAAGCCCTGTTATTTCTGGCCCAGACCGGGTACAATGGCAAGGTGGTGAAATTTGATAAGGTGCGGATCGACCAGTTGGTTCTGGATGTAAAAGAAACGGTGGATAAAATATACCCCGCCAACAAGGTAGTGCTGGATTTCAGTCTGCTGCCCGAGAACTCGGAAAACCTGCTGATCAAGGGTAACGAGCAGTTGCTGCACCTGGCCATTTCCAACGTCATCATGAATGCCTGCAAGTACTCCAGCAACGACACCGTCAGGGTGTCGCTGGGGGCATCAGCGCAGCAAATCATTCTTGTGGTAAAAGACAAAGGGATTGGAATCCCCGAAAACGAGATCAAGTACATTTATGATCCTTACTTCCGCGCCAGTAACACCAATCCCTTCGAAGGCTACGGCATCGGACTGCCCATTACCCGCAACGTGGTCAAGATGCATCAGGGTGAAATGAATGTATCTTCCGTACTCAACCAGGGCGTTACCGTTGAAATAAAGCTTCCCATAGGCCCCTACCGACATTAAAATCAGCGCATTATCCTATTTTAATGTCGTTCTAATCTGCTTCTCACCACATTCTAATGCCACGCTCATGGCATTCTAATTTCCTTCTTAGGCTCCTCTAATGGGGTACCTGTAGCTTTGTCACAAAGAAAACCAAAACGACAAAGTGATTATGAAAACCATTCTAATTCCCACGGATTTCACCATCGAATCGCTGAATACCGTAAAAGGAGCATTCAAGAAAAACGAAGGGGGCGAACCGATAGACCTGATTCTGGTGTATTCGGCTTTCCTGTCGGACTCGATTACCGACCGGCTTTTTTTCTCCAAAGAGAAATACCTGCTGGCGCTGCAAAGCGATAAATTCCGGGAAGCCTGCCAGGTATTGC is from Salmonirosea aquatica and encodes:
- a CDS encoding DUF2945 domain-containing protein — encoded protein: MSYQKGDHVAWSWGKGTAMGTVREKFTQKVTRTIKGSEITRNATDDEPAYLIEQEDGDEILKSESELTKR
- the cysM gene encoding cysteine synthase CysM; this encodes MSSVDRPLLSKSILDLVGNTPLVELSRINPNPNVTLYGKLEGNNPGSSVKDRAAFSMIRGALDRGEIDKSTRLIEATSGNTGIALAMIASIYGIDIELVMPENSTRERVLTMEAFGAKVTLTDGIESARDYADAKAQEPGYFMLNQFANPDNWKAHYATTGPEIWRDTQGQVTHFVSSMGTTGTIMGTSRYLKEQSLDVQIVGCQPTDGASIPGIRKWPQEYLPKIFEPQRVDRVIEISVENATEMTRRLAREEGVFAGMSSGGAAWAAVQLAQELDAGVIVTIVCDRGDRYLSSDLFG
- a CDS encoding mechanosensitive ion channel family protein, translated to MIRGLLLQTTPAIEKGAQKISQGLPRGVRHFLDFELLKIKNYEITVFDILLIILLVTVARLLIWFISSLLRRGFFRRKQVDKGRQEAVIQLIKYLIYVVVIILSLEVTGIQLSLLLAGSAALLVGIGLGLQQTFNDLVSGLILLFEGSINIGDIVELDNGLVGRVTEVGLRTSKVETRDSIGIIVPNSKFINNNIINWSHNRSLTRFIIRVGVAYRNDPRHVEATLLASVQGHSEVAQNPMPIVRLNDFGNSGIVYELLFWTYSAWRIEHIKSEIRFVIFEKFRAEGIEIPYNQYDLNLKQGWDEFADRLKGKEGK
- a CDS encoding alpha/beta hydrolase family protein, whose protein sequence is MKQRYNFQTLRKAWVLVAFTTLFLSSCNNSNDDPDIPKDDYLVESSVITELSKEQIVQQSAAISPLVAGFVRNGVKVYRLTYKTKNTDGSDITASGALILPITTQNVAMVSVQHGTISSDDQAPSNFKANSEGSTIGSLFGAMGYIIAYPDYIGYGASKDLPHPYEHRASLASASLDMLRAAKEFLKKQTDVKWDERLYLAGYSEGGFATLSLQKKIEEEASSEFNLRASSCGAGAYDKTAFMKYLINNETHGIAGFNSSYLWVTLTYDRIYGLNRPKSVYFKEPYAAQIEKLGKDDPINVSFNTIFTESFIKGINDGTDTAFLNAVADNNVYDWKPRTPTQLYHGTADRLVFFFNSKNAYDAMTKRGATNVTLIPVQNGDHDTSLSTYLLGTLTFFTSTQ
- a CDS encoding alpha/beta fold hydrolase; the protein is MTYRKTLVVLHGHGMDDSLWDEVVPLLNEDYTLIKPNISLLTACHTVEAYADELHRLLVASQISKCTLVGHSMGGYISLAFAEKYPDMLEGFGLFHSSALADDDAKKQQRNQLAQLLRTHGTEAFIRRTLPNLFGGRFKETSPEKVQRYIQQYSKLPSEALAVGMEAMRDRPDRTHILKKLPFPVLFIIGMEDQAVPFEKAMEQIGYPAKAYPLVLAEAGHLGMVERPDASARILRWYMERK
- a CDS encoding AMP-binding protein, producing the protein MPTVTQETYPWLKAYPEGVPYEINPDAYPSLLELMEEGFERYASQPAYSNMGKELTFQDIDRLSREFAAYLQSIGLQQGDRVAIQMPNLLQYPIAMYGILRAGMVVVNTNPLYTCREMQHQFKDSGARAIVILANFAANLEKIIENTDIQHVVITQIGDMLGFPKRLIVNGVVRYVKKMVPSYQLPRAVPFNKALASGAGASYKKPQVSGRDLAFIQYTGGTTGVSKGAMLTHRNLIANVEANHEWTKPLTKDDTSSPVIVAALPLYHVYALTVNALTALKSGAMNLLITNPRDMNAFIDDLKRYKVTIFTGLNTLYNGLLNNPHFGEVDFSALKITSAGGMALQKVVAERWYKETGCLPAEGYGLSETSPVLSSNPLVGENRIGTIGVPWPSTELRIRNEEGQWAADGESGEICARGPQVMPGYYNRSDETAKVIFEDETGRWFKTGDIGVRSPDGYFKIVDRKKDMILVSGFNVYPNEIEEVMTQCPGVLEVACVGVPNERSGEAVKVFVVKKDSGVSEEQIRAYCREHLTAYKCPKEIEFRDELPKTNVGKILRRALREEEKA
- a CDS encoding MBL fold metallo-hydrolase codes for the protein MDLIPAFQKDEALLTDIRSTRGETTGFRLWWLGQSGFLLQWQGRHLLFDPYLSDSLTRKYATTDKPHVRMSERAVDPARLDFLDVVTSSHNHTDHLDAETLLPILKANPGIYLVIPEANRDFVTGRLGCAADFPVGMNDTFVKDIAGFRFYGIPAAHNALERDDLGQCRYMGYVVEFGGYRVYHSGDTLWYEGLDELLMPFAVDVALLPINGNLPERRVAGNLSALEAAQLGKVIGAGCVIPHHYHMFAFNTEEPEGFAQEARQYGTPYQVLRIGEKWMTNF
- a CDS encoding GNAT family N-acetyltransferase; this translates as MIDTPRLRLFPCDDTLFDAMRMGDNVLSQALGANVPRKWTAFRDSFAPAGLRWKAHPPLRDWWVHLIVYRPDNLLIGSCGYKGEPDAEGKVEIGYEIRPSHRNLGLATEAARGLIDNAFTHADVRKVIAHTLPEESHSSQLLQTVGFVRTADFQDPDDGLVWRWELEHDAYLKRFIQPS
- a CDS encoding response regulator transcription factor, with the translated sequence MQETKTYDFQQTGQKKKILLVEDDAHVCSFINKGLTEENFEISVAMDGKIGLQMALASSFDLIILDIMLPTIGGLDLCHMIRAHDSEVPILLLSALGSTENVVVGLDTGADDYLTKPFKFIELMARIRALLRRKLSPKMEVPHEKILRFGDLSLNDYTKEVARNGHELSLTSTEYRLLHLFMNHPRRVLSRVEILDEVWGVNFDMSTNVVDVYVNYLRKKLEKSGDPRLIHTVIGMGYVLKENQEN
- a CDS encoding ATP-binding protein, which encodes MKIKAKIILLVSGISLLSAILYSSFIYYASANYSYEDFYKRLEIRAITTAKIQLESSQDINAIREVKQEYLEKLPQEQLYILRVPSADSLRTEASRIGVPVSFITDIVNQKAATFQQRSIFYSGILYTAGTKAYIVIVSAENYYYTHHIPHLRNLLISLLVLAVVFILTVSFWFSKKLIAPLQNITTRMENISSENMQMRLPVPQNDDELSTLTHTFNGMLDRLEAAFESQKNFVSNASHELNTPLTSIIGEADVVLSKPRTPEEYQEALTTILEEAEKLNKKTKALLFLAQTGYNGKVVKFDKVRIDQLVLDVKETVDKIYPANKVVLDFSLLPENSENLLIKGNEQLLHLAISNVIMNACKYSSNDTVRVSLGASAQQIILVVKDKGIGIPENEIKYIYDPYFRASNTNPFEGYGIGLPITRNVVKMHQGEMNVSSVLNQGVTVEIKLPIGPYRH